The following are encoded together in the Streptomyces tsukubensis genome:
- the pspAA gene encoding PspA-associated protein PspAA — protein sequence MIVRIMGEGQVQLDDSHFGELNKLDDELLAEMENGDGPGFRVTLTALLDKVRELGTALPDDALEPSELILPSPDASLDEVRDMLSDDGLIPG from the coding sequence ATGATCGTACGGATCATGGGGGAGGGCCAGGTTCAGCTCGACGACAGCCATTTCGGCGAGCTGAACAAGCTGGACGACGAGTTGCTGGCCGAGATGGAGAACGGCGACGGGCCCGGCTTCCGGGTGACGCTCACCGCACTCCTCGACAAGGTCCGCGAACTCGGCACCGCACTGCCCGACGACGCGCTCGAACCTTCTGAGCTGATCCTGCCGTCACCGGACGCGAGTCTCGACGAGGTCAGGGACATGCTCAGCGACGACGGGCTCATCCCCGGCTGA
- a CDS encoding response regulator → MTIRVLLADDQALLRSAFKVLVDSEPDMVVVGEASDGAAAVRLAGERHPDVVLMDIRMPGTDGLAATRMIGENPALDAVRVVMLTTFEVDEYVVESLRAGASGFLGKGSEPDELLSAIRVAAAGEALLSPAATKGLIAKFLAQGGSSDGNRLPGASGERLEALTVREREVLVQVAGGHSNDEIADRLAVSPLTVKTHVNRAMAKLGARDRAQLVVIAYESGLVRPRVE, encoded by the coding sequence ATGACGATCAGGGTGCTGCTCGCCGACGACCAGGCCCTGCTGCGCAGCGCGTTCAAGGTGCTGGTCGACTCCGAGCCGGACATGGTGGTGGTCGGTGAGGCCTCGGACGGCGCGGCGGCGGTGCGTCTCGCGGGGGAACGGCATCCCGACGTCGTACTGATGGACATCCGCATGCCGGGCACCGACGGCCTCGCCGCCACCCGGATGATCGGGGAGAACCCCGCACTCGACGCGGTGCGCGTGGTGATGCTGACCACCTTCGAGGTGGACGAGTACGTGGTGGAGTCCCTGCGGGCCGGAGCCTCCGGTTTCCTCGGCAAAGGGTCGGAACCGGACGAACTGCTCAGCGCGATACGGGTCGCCGCGGCCGGTGAGGCGCTGCTCTCCCCGGCCGCGACCAAAGGGCTGATCGCCAAGTTCCTCGCCCAGGGCGGGAGTTCGGATGGCAACCGGCTGCCGGGTGCGAGCGGTGAACGCCTTGAGGCGCTGACGGTCCGCGAACGCGAGGTGCTCGTCCAGGTCGCGGGCGGCCACTCCAACGACGAGATCGCCGACCGGTTGGCTGTATCTCCTCTCACGGTGAAGACGCATGTGAACCGCGCGATGGCCAAACTCGGCGCCAGGGACAGGGCGCAACTCGTCGTTATTGCCTACGAATCGGGCCTGGTACGTCCCAGGGTTGAGTGA
- a CDS encoding class I SAM-dependent methyltransferase: MGGVRNAVRQHLVARQLDEQLAARFPTGVRLRVLDVGTGQGTQALRLARAGHQVTGLEADPRMLAAARAALAEEPAGVRGRVRLVEGDGRDTGVHFLPGGFDVVLCHGVLMYVEEPDALLAGVARMLAPGGLVSLLVRNADALAMRPGLSGDWDTALAAFDSTAYTNRLGMAVRADRLAALEANLAGLGAPLQTWYGVRVFSDLAPDRATVTPDELEKVLHAEDRAGRTDPYRGVAALLHLCGVRGGPA; the protein is encoded by the coding sequence CTGGGCGGAGTGCGCAACGCCGTCCGCCAGCATCTGGTCGCACGCCAGCTGGACGAGCAGTTGGCCGCCAGGTTCCCCACGGGGGTCAGGCTGCGCGTACTCGACGTGGGGACCGGCCAGGGCACCCAGGCGCTACGGCTGGCACGGGCGGGACACCAGGTCACGGGCCTGGAGGCCGATCCGCGGATGCTGGCCGCCGCACGGGCCGCCCTCGCCGAGGAGCCCGCCGGCGTCCGCGGGCGGGTACGGCTGGTCGAGGGGGACGGCAGGGACACCGGGGTCCACTTCCTGCCCGGCGGCTTCGACGTGGTGCTCTGCCACGGCGTACTGATGTACGTGGAGGAGCCCGACGCGCTGCTCGCGGGGGTGGCGAGGATGCTCGCCCCCGGCGGTCTGGTCTCGCTCCTCGTCAGGAACGCGGACGCGCTCGCGATGCGCCCGGGGCTGAGCGGCGACTGGGACACGGCTCTCGCCGCCTTCGACTCGACGGCGTACACCAACCGGCTGGGGATGGCCGTACGGGCCGACAGGCTGGCCGCCCTTGAGGCGAACCTCGCGGGACTCGGGGCGCCGCTCCAGACCTGGTACGGGGTACGGGTCTTCTCGGACCTGGCGCCCGACCGGGCGACGGTGACCCCGGACGAGCTGGAGAAGGTACTCCACGCCGAGGACCGGGCGGGCAGGACCGACCCCTACCGCGGGGTCGCCGCGCTGCTGCATCTGTGCGGAGTCCGCGGCGGACCGGCCTGA
- a CDS encoding DUF3043 domain-containing protein yields MRPYPLPLGFVFRSRAKEEKAPADKAPMGPTKQPRDPQAPKGRPTPKRNASQTQRRSVTNTQMTRKEAGKRQRDARRADMAKQREALANGDERYLPVRDKGPVRKFARNFVDSRFCVAQWFLPMAVIILVASMMRVASLQNFALLAWLVVILLIVIDSILIAVRLKRQLVERYPNEPRRGAVMYALMRTLQMPRLRLPKPQVKRGERI; encoded by the coding sequence ATGCGCCCGTACCCCTTACCCTTGGGTTTTGTGTTCCGTAGCCGTGCCAAGGAAGAGAAGGCCCCCGCCGACAAGGCGCCGATGGGCCCCACCAAGCAGCCCCGTGACCCGCAGGCTCCCAAGGGTCGCCCCACCCCCAAGCGCAACGCGTCCCAGACGCAGCGCCGCAGCGTGACCAACACGCAGATGACGCGCAAGGAGGCGGGGAAGCGGCAGCGCGACGCCCGCCGCGCGGACATGGCCAAGCAGCGTGAAGCGTTGGCCAACGGTGATGAGCGCTACCTGCCGGTCCGCGACAAGGGGCCGGTCCGCAAGTTCGCCCGCAACTTCGTGGACTCGCGGTTCTGCGTCGCCCAGTGGTTCCTGCCCATGGCAGTGATCATCCTGGTGGCGAGCATGATGCGGGTGGCGTCGCTCCAGAACTTCGCGCTGCTCGCCTGGCTCGTGGTGATCCTGCTGATCGTCATCGACTCGATCCTCATCGCCGTACGTCTGAAGAGGCAGCTCGTCGAGCGCTACCCGAACGAGCCTCGGCGCGGCGCGGTCATGTACGCCCTCATGCGCACCCTCCAGATGCCCCGGCTCCGGCTGCCGAAGCCGCAGGTCAAGCGTGGAGAGCGAATCTGA
- a CDS encoding PspA/IM30 family protein, producing MSGVMKRMGMVFRAKANKALDRAEDPRETLDYSYQKQLELLQKVRRGVADVATSRKRLELQLNQLQNNSSKLEDQGRKALALGREDLAREALSRRAALQQQVTDLETQHQTLQGEEEKLTLAAQRLQAKVDAFRTKKETIKATYTAAQAQTRIGEAFSGISEEMGDVGLAIQRAEDKTAQLQARAGAIDELMASGALDDPSGMAKDDIQAELDALSGGSDVELELQRMKAELSGGSAGSQQAIEPGGKGESEQPSAQPTDTPRFDKP from the coding sequence ATGAGCGGTGTAATGAAGCGTATGGGAATGGTCTTCCGCGCGAAGGCGAACAAGGCCCTTGACCGGGCCGAGGACCCGCGCGAAACCCTCGACTACTCGTATCAGAAGCAGCTCGAACTGCTTCAGAAGGTGCGTCGCGGCGTCGCCGACGTGGCCACCTCACGCAAGCGTCTGGAGCTTCAGCTCAACCAGCTCCAGAACAACTCCTCCAAGCTGGAGGACCAGGGCCGCAAGGCGCTCGCGCTGGGCCGTGAGGACCTGGCCCGTGAGGCGCTCTCGCGCAGGGCCGCCCTGCAACAGCAGGTCACCGACCTGGAGACCCAGCACCAGACCCTCCAGGGCGAGGAGGAGAAGCTGACCCTCGCGGCCCAGCGCCTCCAGGCCAAGGTGGACGCCTTCCGCACCAAGAAGGAGACCATCAAGGCCACCTACACAGCGGCCCAGGCCCAGACCCGCATCGGTGAGGCCTTCTCCGGCATCTCCGAGGAGATGGGCGACGTCGGCCTCGCGATCCAGCGGGCCGAGGACAAGACCGCGCAGCTCCAGGCGCGGGCCGGCGCGATCGACGAGCTGATGGCGTCCGGCGCCCTCGACGACCCTTCCGGCATGGCCAAGGACGACATCCAGGCCGAGCTGGACGCCCTGTCGGGCGGCTCCGACGTGGAGCTGGAGCTCCAGCGCATGAAGGCCGAGCTGTCCGGCGGCAGCGCAGGCTCGCAGCAGGCCATCGAGCCGGGCGGCAAGGGCGAGAGTGAGCAGCCCTCCGCGCAGCCCACGGACACCCCACGTTTCGACAAGCCGTGA
- a CDS encoding sensor histidine kinase: MLNVTPPAPARTGPVSRAVPARAVGPAKQVLCWARAHPLGPDSILAATVLAGMVLGSFASHGPEGPDWGARPPGTLSLMLMALGALVLVLRRRAPIPVLCATVALSACELSTGDPHTPVVMSAVIALYTVAAHTDRPTTWRVGAATAVGLAAVAMLLGPMPWYAQENLGIFAWTGMAAAAGDAVRSRRAFISAIRERAERAERTREEEAGRRVAEERLRIARDLHDVVAHHIALVNVQAGVAAHVMDRRPDQAKEALAHVREASRSALNELRATVGLLRQSGDPAAPTEPAPGLDRLDELVGTFRSAGLPVEVARPGLREGDDPRLPAAVGLAAYRVIQEALTNVQKHAGPGVKAEVSVVQVGRRLEVTVLDDGRGTDAAGPEEDGGHGLLGMRERVAALGGRCAAAPRYGGGFRVHAILPLDPAAADTAARTEPDTAPARPGPAAPHPEADRAAH, translated from the coding sequence TTGCTCAATGTGACCCCTCCAGCTCCGGCCAGAACCGGCCCCGTCTCCCGGGCAGTGCCGGCCCGTGCCGTAGGCCCCGCGAAACAGGTCCTGTGCTGGGCCCGCGCCCACCCCCTCGGTCCCGACAGCATCCTCGCCGCGACCGTGCTGGCCGGCATGGTGCTGGGATCTTTCGCGTCGCACGGTCCTGAGGGGCCCGACTGGGGGGCGCGTCCGCCGGGCACGCTCAGCCTGATGCTGATGGCGCTCGGGGCCCTGGTACTCGTACTGCGCCGTCGCGCCCCGATCCCCGTGCTCTGTGCCACCGTCGCGCTCTCCGCGTGCGAACTGAGCACGGGGGACCCGCACACCCCCGTCGTGATGAGCGCCGTCATCGCGCTCTACACCGTCGCCGCCCACACCGACAGGCCCACCACCTGGCGCGTCGGGGCCGCCACCGCCGTCGGCCTGGCGGCCGTGGCCATGCTGCTCGGCCCCATGCCCTGGTACGCGCAGGAGAACCTGGGCATCTTCGCGTGGACCGGAATGGCCGCGGCGGCCGGTGACGCGGTACGCAGCCGTCGCGCCTTCATCTCCGCCATAAGGGAGCGGGCCGAGCGGGCGGAACGCACCAGGGAGGAGGAGGCCGGGCGCCGGGTCGCCGAGGAACGCCTGCGGATCGCCCGCGACCTGCACGATGTCGTGGCCCACCACATCGCCCTGGTCAACGTGCAGGCGGGTGTCGCCGCCCATGTGATGGACCGCCGCCCCGACCAGGCCAAAGAGGCGCTGGCCCATGTCCGCGAGGCCAGCCGCTCCGCGCTGAACGAACTGCGCGCCACGGTCGGGCTGCTGCGCCAGTCCGGCGACCCCGCCGCACCGACGGAACCGGCGCCAGGACTCGACCGCCTCGATGAACTCGTCGGCACCTTCCGCAGTGCGGGGCTGCCCGTCGAGGTGGCGAGACCGGGGCTGCGGGAGGGGGACGACCCCCGGCTGCCCGCCGCCGTAGGCCTGGCCGCCTACCGGGTGATCCAGGAAGCGCTGACCAATGTGCAGAAGCACGCGGGCCCGGGTGTGAAGGCCGAGGTGAGCGTCGTCCAGGTGGGGCGGCGGCTGGAGGTCACCGTCCTCGACGACGGCCGGGGCACCGACGCGGCGGGCCCGGAGGAGGACGGCGGTCACGGCCTCCTCGGTATGCGCGAGCGTGTCGCCGCGCTCGGCGGGAGGTGCGCCGCCGCCCCCCGGTACGGCGGGGGCTTCCGTGTCCACGCGATACTGCCGCTGGACCCCGCGGCGGCGGACACGGCGGCGCGTACGGAGCCGGACACGGCGCCCGCGCGGCCGGGTCCCGCCGCCCCGCACCCGGAGGCCGACCGCGCCGCACACTGA